CGCATTCATACAGATGATTGCTTCTTTAACACTCCGCTCCTCGATTTGTGGTAATCGTATGCCGTTTTGATAAGCACCATGCCCTTTGATGACATGGAACAACTCGTCAGCCATGACGTCGTAAACGAAACCATAACGTAACTCACCATCTATCATGATCGCGATCGAGATGGCAAACATTCGTTTTTGACGAATGAAGTTCATCGTTCCATCAATCGGATCAACGAACCAGATCGTGCCTTCGAGTGTATCAGGTCGAGCGATTCGTCCCTCTTCCCCATAAATATGATGATTCGGATAGCGATCTAAAATACCTTGAATCAATAAATCCTCGACGGCTTGATCAATCTCCGTCACTAAATCACTTTTTCCGGTTTTTTGTTCGACGTGATACGAACCATCAATTTTTTCGCGAATGTACTTTCCCGCTCGTTTGATCAAATCTATCGCATCCAACTCAATCTGCATTTGAGTTCACTCCTTCATCGTTGTTTCCAGCTTCTTCTATAGTAACAAAAAAAGAAAACCAGCGAACAGTTCGCTGGTTGAAGAGTTGATATTTTATTATAAGGTAGAGATCGGAACGTTGAAATCAAGCTTCAAGACGTACCATCTCTTGACGATATTTTTCGAGGCGCTCTTTACTTGCGCCAACAGCTTCTGCGTCACTTGCCACCATCGCATCGTGTAATGTAGCAAGCTCATAATCGATTTCGAGACGCAATACAGGAATGCGTTTTTCTGCATCTTTTCTCTTGTATGCTTCTATCACTTGTTTCACAGTAACCACACTCCTTCGCGGGATAAACAGAGGTTTAACTTGTCAGACAATTGCGACTTATTAGTGGATTGAATCTATAATAGTACGATTCAACTTAGATGTAAAGCATCTAATTTTAAAAAATACAGTTTCACATATTTGTAAGGTCAACGTCTTGTATGTAGTATATAGCCGCTTCCTTTCCACTTTAAACAAATGTTGATCATTTCCCGCACATTTCCAGTCGGATTAAAAGATAAGACTCCCACGCGTTCGCACGGGAGTCTTATCTTCATGGTCTAATTATTTCTTCATACGAACGATTGATTCTTCTTGACGTTTCGCCTGCTGCATCGTCCGATAACTCGAGCAACCTGTCTCTTCCGCATAAAACTGATCCCATTGCTTCTCCTCGGATTTCGAGGTGACGATCTGTTTGAATTCACGATATGCTTCGAGCAACCGCTGTCGTTCAACGCCTGATTCATACGCTTGTTCGACTAAATTAAAGAAGTCGATGACTTTCACGATTTCTTCAGTCGACCAATCGGAATTGAGCGGATAATTCAATGCCATCATTCCCACTTCCTTTCTGCACTTTTCTATTTTACACGGAAAAGAAGCATAAAACAGTTGCAACCGTCCGAAA
This region of Exiguobacterium acetylicum DSM 20416 genomic DNA includes:
- a CDS encoding inositol monophosphatase family protein — its product is MQIELDAIDLIKRAGKYIREKIDGSYHVEQKTGKSDLVTEIDQAVEDLLIQGILDRYPNHHIYGEEGRIARPDTLEGTIWFVDPIDGTMNFIRQKRMFAISIAIMIDGELRYGFVYDVMADELFHVIKGHGAYQNGIRLPQIEERSVKEAIICMNATWVTPNRRINTDRLAPLVRHAVGVRAIGAASLELAWTAAGRVDGYITMRNMPWDYAAGQLLIEEVGGRVGTITGESMSFLEQTSVLAGSQTFVKDVLTFVQTQED
- a CDS encoding UPF0223 family protein, which produces MALNYPLNSDWSTEEIVKVIDFFNLVEQAYESGVERQRLLEAYREFKQIVTSKSEEKQWDQFYAEETGCSSYRTMQQAKRQEESIVRMKK